The Actinocorallia herbida DNA window AGGACAAGCCAATGATCAGGAAATTCCGTCTCGACGACGAGTACGCGGTCTACGACATCTGCCTGCGGACCTCGGCGAATCCGGACGGCTATGACGATCCCCAGCTCGTCGGCCATGTCTACGCGGGGCCTTACCTGCGCTTCTCGCCCCAGTTCGCCTCGGTGGTGAACGAGGGCGGCCCGGTGCTCGGCTACATCGTCGGGACGCCCGACACCCGCGAGTTCGAGGAGCGGTGCCGGCAGGAGTGGTGGCCGATGCTCCAGAAGCGCTACCCCGACGACCCGGCCGAGCCGCGGACCCCGGACGAGCGGATGATCCACATCATCCACCACTTCCTGCCCGCACCCGAGGACATCGTCCGCGACCACCCGTCCCACCTGCACATCAACCTGCTGGACGACACCCGGGGCAAAGGTTACGGACGGACCCTCATCGAGCGGCTGACCGAGGAACTCGTCGCCGCGGGATCCACCGGCCTCCACTTCGGGGTCGACCCGGCCAACACCAACGCGCTCGCGTTCTACGAGGCGGTCGGGTTCGCCGTTCTGCGCCGCGATCCCTACACGGTGTGGATGGGCCGCCGCTTCTGACCCCGCCGGCCCTCCCGGTGGTCGACCGGGAGGCTTGGATCGGGGGATTCATGGCTAGATTCCCGGTATGACAGCGGTGCTTCTGGACATCGACGGCGTCCTGACCGTCGCGTGGCGGCCGATCCCCGGTGCGGTCGAGGCCGTGACGAGGCTGCGCGCGGACGGGCACGACCTGCTTCTGCTGACCAACACCACATCCCGCACCAAGGCCGACATCACCGGGGCGCTCGTCGCGGCGGGCTTCCCCGTCGGGCCCGCCGACGTCATGACGGCGACCACCGCGACCGCGGCCTTCCTCGCCGAACACCACCCGGACGCCCGGGTCTTCCTGCTCAACGGCGGCGACGTCACCGCCGACCTGCCCGGCGTCCGGCTCGTCGACGACGCCCCCGACGTCGTCGTGGTCGGCGGCGCGGGACCCGCCTTCGACTACCCGACCGTCGACCGGGTCTTCGGTTTCCTCAACGACGGCGCCCACCTGGTCGCCATGGCCCGGAACCTGTCCTGGCGCACCGCCGACGGCCTCAGCCTCGACGCGGGCGCCTACCTCCTCGGCTGGGAGGCCGCCGCGGGCGTCCGGGCCGAGGTCATCGGCAAGCCCTCCCCCGCGTTCTTCCACGCCGCCCTCGCCCGCCTCGGCGCCGACACCGGGGTCATGGTCGGCGACGACCTCGAAGCCGACGTCCTCGGCGCTCAGCGCGCGGGACTCACCGGAGTCCAGGTCCGTACGGGGAAGTTCCGGGAAAAGGATCTCGCGGCGGCCTTCGCCGCGCCCGACCACGTCATCGACTCCGTCGCGGACCTGCCCGCCCTCCTCGATTCCCGCAGCACATCTTGACATGGCCGCTTCCCTACGCAATCACTGACTGAGGAATTCGCGCCCGCCGCTCAGCCTTTCCCGCGCCGAATCCAGTGGTCCCGCGAAACGCAAGACGCGTTTCGGCCCACCGGAAAGACGAAAGTCCCCGCTTTCCCTCGCGGGATGCGTTCGAGCACCCACGTCCCGCCGACGGCGACCGACCGTCCAGAACAGGGAGAACGGCACCGCATGGCCGATGACCTGCTTTATCGTGCCCGGTGACCTCTTCCTGCCGCGATGTGCTCCCGCCTCGTGTCACCCGGCATACTTCGCGCCCCCGAAGATTCCCGCTCGCACGACCGGGGCACGCGACCCCGATCCGTCCCGCCCGGTACGACACTCCCGCCGCAATGCGGAAACGCCCAGTGCGGCGGCGACACAGTTCGGCATTAACCGATGACGGGCGCGGGCAGAGCCTCCGTCGCTATGCTGCGAGACAGCAAACGACCGTTCATGCGCCCCCACCGGGCCTCGATTCGGTCTTTTTCTCTTTGATCTCAGGGAAGGGAGAGAAGCGTGCGGGAGCAGTGTGATGAGCAGACACCTTCATTCTTTATCCGGAATGTCCTTGACCGCGGCGCGCCGTCCAGATGGGGCGCCGACCCTGCGGGGGACCTCCCATGACCGCCGACACTGCCGCGCCGTGGACGCCGACGGGCTGGTGTCACCTGTTCTCCTGCGACGTGATCTCCTACGGCGACGCGCGGCGGACCGACGAGGTCCAGGGGTTCCTGCGCGACAACATGTACCGGGCGCTCGAGGCGAGCTTCACCCATGCGCGCATCCCCTACGGCGACATCTATGTTGAGGACCGCGGCGACGGCGTCATCGCGGCCGTCCCCTCCGGCCACGACCCCGCGCTACTGGTGACCGCGGTGTTCGACGGGCTGAAGGCGCACGTCAAAAGGCGCAACCGGCTGGCCAGCGAGATCGCGCAGATGCGCCTGCGCGCCGCCGTCCACCTCGGCGTCGCCCGGCACGACGGCCGCGGCCTCGTCGGCACCGACGTCAACCACCTCTGCCGCCTCCTGGACGCCCCGTCGTTCAAGGAGCTCGTGGGCCGCTCACCCGCACCCGTGTGCCTCATCGCCAGTGAACGCTTCTACGACGACGTCATCCGCAAGGACGTGGGCGTCATCGACGTGGAGGAGTACCACCACCTCCAGGTCTCCCTCAAAGAGACCGACTGCCCGGCCTGGGTCCGCCGCCCCTGACCGCCCACCAGCGCGGTTTCCCGGCACCTTCCCCCGGGAGACCGCGCCCCCGGTCCGCCCCCGCCCACGCCGCCCCCGAGCCGAGCCGAGCACCGAGCCCGCACTCGAGTTCCACCCGCGCCCAAGCCCGGCATCGCACACCCGGCGCGAGTCCCAGCGCCGCGCGCCGCGACCAGCCCGCGCCCACCGCACATCACTCGCGCGCATTCCGAAACCAGCCCGCGCCCACCGCGCAGCGGGCGCCTTCCGAAGCCGGCCCATGCCCGGGTGATCAGCACCCGGCGGGACATCCCGAGACCAACCCGCGGCACAGCTCCCACCTGCGCCTTCCGAAGCCGGCCCACGGCCGGATGATCAACACCCAGCGGCATGTCCCGAGAGCAGCCCGCGCCCAGCGATCAGCCCAAGCCCATGGGTCCGGTGACCCGGCGCGGGGCGGGGCGGGCTCCGGGTGTGGGCGAGCGCCGGGTTCACGGGCGCCGGTTCGGGGACACGTCCAGCGGGTTGGGGGGAACATTGCCGAGTCGTGGGAGGAGATGTAATCCATTCCGGTAATCCCCTGCAAAGCCGTGCACTCCCGGTTATCGTTTGGTTCCGCTACGGAGTTGTCCGGCTACGGTAAGCGAGCCAAGGGGGCGGGATGGCGGCGGCGACGATACGGCCCGGCGCGGAGCGGATGGGCGGTGAGTGCGCGGTCATCGCCGGGGACCGGAAGTTCCGGCTGCTCAGAGCCAGGTTCCAACGACTGGTGATCAGATTCGCCGGGGTCTTCCTCGGCTGGTACCTCCTCTACATAGGGCTGTCCGCGTTCGCACGCGGGTTCATGGCCCAGAACGTCTTCGGCCATGTGAACGTCGCGCTGGTGCTGGGCGTGCTCCAGTTCGCCTCGACGTTCGGGCTCGCCTGGTACTACTCGCGCTACGCCCGCCTCATGCTGGACCCGCTGGCCGCGCAGCTGCGCGCCGAGTCCGAGCACCGGGTGCGCACCGCGGCGTGGCGGCCTGCCGAGGTCCCGCCGGATCTCCAGACCGCCCCGCAGGCCGAGGTCCCGCCAGGCCGCCAAGCCGCCAGGCCTGCCACGACTCCGTCGAACCAAGCCATGCGGCCGACCGCGATTCCGCCGAACCGCCAAGCCGCGCGGCCTGCCGCGGTTCCGCCGCAGCCCGCCACGGACCGCCGCGTCGCGGGCCGGGGCGTCCCCGCCGAGGGCGCGTCGTGATCGCCGCGGACGGCAGGATGCTGACCGTGGGGCTGTTCATCGCGTTCATCCTCATCACCCTCGGCATCACGTTCTGGGCCCGCAGCACCACCCGCGGCGCCGACGACTTCTACGCCGGCGGCCGCGCCTTCTCCGGCATGCAGAACGGCATCGCGCTCGCCGGGGACTACATGTCGGCGGCCTCGTTCCTCGGCATCGCGGGCCTCATCGCACTCTCGGGGTACGACGGCTTCCTGTATTCGATCGGCTTCCTCGTCGCGTGGCTGCTCAGCCTCCTGCTGGTCGAGCTGATGCGCAACGCGGGCCGTTTCACCATGGCCGACGTGCTGTCCTACCGGGTCAAGCGGCAGCCCCGGGTACGGACCGCGGCCGCCATCTCCACGGTCGTCGTCTCGGTGTTCTACCTCCTGGCGCAGATGGTCGGCGCGGGCGCGCTCGTCTCCCTGCTGCTCGGCATCCGGCGCGGCGAGGAGTTCGCCGGAGTCTCCGCCGATGCCGCGCAGGTCCTGACGATCGTCGTGGTCGGCGCCGTCATGGTCTTCTACGTCATGTTCGGCGGGATGAAGGCCACCACCTGGGTGCAGATCATCAAGGCGGTCCTGCTGGTCGCCAGCACGGTCGTGCTGACGGTGCTGGTGCTCAGCCGCTTCGGCTTCAACCCGAGCGCGATGCTCGGCTCCGCCGCCGACGCCAGCGCCCGTCCCGAGGGCTTCCTGCAGCCCGGCGGCCGCTACGGCCAGGACATCGAGGGCGACGTCTTCCGCTCGGTGCTCAACAAGCTGGACTTCCTCAGCCTCGCGCTCGCCCTCGTGCTCGGCACGGCGGGCCTCCCGCACATCGTCGGCCGCTTCTTCACCGTCCCCGACGCGCGGGCCGCCCGCCGCTCGGTGAACTGGGCGATCGGCCTGGTCGGCGGGTTCTATCTGATGACGCTCGCGCTCGGGTTCGGCGCCGCCGCGATCGTCGGGCACGAGGCGATCACCGAGCAGGACCCGGCAGGGAACACCGCGGCCCTCCAGCTCGCGCACGCGCTCGGCACCCACTTCGGCGGGCAGATCGGCGGCGACATCCTTCTCGCGTTCATCGGCGCGGTCGCCTTCGCCACCATCCTGGCCGTGGTCTCCGGGCTGGTACTCGCCTCCTCGACCTCCCTCGCGCACGACTTCTTCGGCCATGTGCTGATGTTCGGGCGGCCCCGGGAGTCCCAGGAGGTCGCGGTGGCGCGGGTCTCCGCCTTCGTCATCGGCGCCCTGGCCATACTGCTGGCGATCATCGCGCGGAACCTCAACGTGGCGTTCCTCGTGGCCCTCGCCTTCGCCATGGCCGCGTCGGCCAACCTCCCGGCGATCGTGCTGTCCCTGTTCTGGCGGCGCTTCACCTCGGCGGGCGCCGTCGCGGGCATCTACGGCGGCCTCGGCGGCTCGCTCGTGCTCGTCGCCTTCTCGCCGGTCGTCTCGGGCAAGGTCGACCCTCTGACGGGGCAGAGCCTCTCGCTCCTGCCCGCGGGCCTCGACTTCGCCGTCTTCCCGCTGGAGAACCCCGGCCTGGTCTCCATCCCGTTCGGCTTCCTCTGCGCGATCGTCGGCACCCTGTTCAGCTCCGAACGCCCCGAACCCTCCGCCTACGACGAGCTGTCCGTCCGCTCCCTGACCGGCGTCGGCTCCCACCGACCGCCGTCCCGTGCTCCCAGACACCAGCGCACCCCCTGACCCGACCGCACCCGACCGCGCCGCGCCTCGCGACCCCCGTGTGCCCGACGTCCGCGACGTCGGGCACACGCGTTTCCGGGGTCTCGCGCCCGGCCTGACGAGCACAGATTACGCTGCGCGACAAGACCTCACCGAGAATATTTTCGATCTGTGGATAACTTCGCGGGCCGCCGGTTAACGTCGCCGAATGAAGGCGATGTGGACCGTCGGGCCAGGTGTGCTGCTCCTGCCGTCAGGTCTGGCGATCCGCGGCCGGGGCCTGCGCCGTCGCGTCCAGGAGGGCGGGGAGCAGCCCGATTTCGGGGTCTACCTCCTCGGCCGACCGCCCGAGACCTCCTGGGAGAGCCGCTGGGTGCGGTGCCCTGACTTCCGCTCGCCCGCCGACCCCGCGGACGCCCGCGCCGCGTTCCGCCTCGCGCTCGAACGCGCCGGCGACCGTCGTGTCGAGGTCGGGTGCGGAGGCGGCGTGGGACGGACCGGCCTCGCGCTCGCCTGCCTGGCCGTCCTCGACGGGGTCCCCGCGGAGGAGGCCGTCGCCTACGTCCGAGCGCGCTATCACCCGCGGGCGGTCGAGACCCCGTGGCAGCGGCGGTTCGTCCTGCGTTTCGGCTGAACCGGCGAGCCGGGCCCCGCTGTCCCAGAGCTTGAGACACGACAGCAGGAGCTTGGGGTCCTTGTAGGTGCGGGCGCACTCCTCGTCGGCGGTCAGATACCTGCGTTTCTTCTTCTTCGGCTTCCGCACCGGCTGCGCGCTCGGCCGTGCCTGCTCGGGCGTCGCACGCGGGCGCGGCGGCGCGGGTTCCGGTGCCGTCGACGCCCGCGGCTTCGGTGGCGCGGGCGGCTTCGGCCGGGCCGCCTTCTCCGGGCGCGGCCGGTGCCGCAAGGCGTCCTGCGCGTCGCCGAGGCCGACGGGATCCTCAGGATCGACGGAGTCATCGGGGAACGCGTCGATGACGATCGGACCGCTCGACGGCGTCGCGGTGCCGTCGGCCAAAGCCGGCAGCACCGGATTGGGCTTGGACGGCTCGGTCGGCGTGTAGTCGACGACCACGGGAGGCCCCGGCTCCGTCCGGTCTGCCGTCGGCCGGGCAGGGGCGCCCCGCGGCGCGGCGGGCGTGGGCGGCGGGTCGAGGACGAAGGTCCAGAAGAGCACCGCGCTTCCGGAGAGGAGGGCCGTCGAGGTCGCGGCACGCAAGGCGAGGTCGATCCTTCGGCGGACCTTGGCACGGTGGTCCAGTTCGTCCCGGCACCAGCGCGGCAGTTCGGGGTCCGGGACCGGGTCCGGGGTGGTCTCCATCGAGGCGTAGACGTCCATGCGGGCGACCCAATCAACGGCCGCGGCGACCCGCGCCCCACTTGGAACGACGATTACCGGGCCTGCGCGCTCCCTCGGGCTAGCGTGCGGAGATGGCCACGTTCAGGGAGTCGGAGCGGCTCGTCAACTTCACCGACGCGGTCGTCGCGATCGCCCTCACGCTCCTGGTCCTTCCGCTCGTCGACGCGGTGGGCGAGGGCGCGGACCAGAGCGGCGGCGCGCGTGAGTTCCTCACGACCAACCGCCGGGCCATCTTCGGGTTCCTGCTGAGCTTCGTCGTCATCGCCCGGTTGTGGATGGTCCACCACCAACTGTTCCACCATGTCCGCGCCTACGACCGACGGCTGATGCTCTGGAACCTCGCCTGGGTGCTCACGATCGTGGTGATCCCCTTCCCGACGGAGATGACCAGCACGTACGAGACGGACGACAGGTTCACCGCGGGCGTCTACATCGGCACGATCCTCGCGGCGAGCGCCTGCCAGACCGTCATGGCGATCGCCATCCGCCGCACGCCCGACATCCAGCGTCCGGGCCTGCCGCTCACCCGGGACGACCTCCTCGGCTCCGTGACGGCGACGTGCCTTCTGGCGCTCGCGCTCGCGGTGTCCTCGACCGTCCCGGGCGTCACGTACTACGCCCTGCTCTTGCTCTTCCTGTCCCCGGTCGTCATGCGCGTCCTCACGCGCGGCGAGGACCCGGCTCGGACTGCCTGACGCGCGGCGGCCTTGACGATGTTCTGCGGCATCCTGCCGAAGATGATCCCGTGGAACGGGGTCAGGGCCTTCCAGTAGAGGTGACCGAGGAGGCCACGCGGGTGGAAGACGGCCCTCTGGCGCAGCAGCGTACGGCCGTGCGCCTCGTGGACGCTCAGCTCCAGCCAGGCGAGGCCGGGAAGCATCATCTCCGCGCGCAGCCGGAGCAGAGAGCCGGGGACGACCTCCTCCACACGCCAGAAATCCAGCGCGTCCCCTACCCGCAATCGCTCGGGATCGCGCCTACCGCGCCGCAGCCCCACGCCGCCGACGAGCCGGTCAAGGAAGCCCCGCAGCCTCCAGGCGACGGGGAGGGAGTACCACCCGTTGTCCCCGCCGATGCCTTCTATGACGGTCCAGACGACGGCGGCCGGCGCCTCCGTGACGGCGACGCGCTCCTCCACGTAGAGGCTGCCGCCCGCCCAATCGGGGTCGCTCGGCAGCGGGTCGCTGGGCCGTCCCGGGATCGAGGCCGACGACCACCTGGTCGCCACCGACGCCTCGCGAATGCGCCGCAGCGCGAGTTCCACGGACTCGTCGAAGCCGATGAGTCCTTCCGGCGGGTCCGGGACCAGGGCGCGGATCGCGTGGTCGCGGCACACCACCTCGGTCCGCAGGCCCTCCACCAGCGGACGGGCGATGGCCCTGGGGACGGGCGTCACCAGCCCCACCCAGTGGCTGGACAGGGACGGCGACAGTACGGGCACCGGGATGATGAGCCGTTTCGGCAGCCCCGCTATGGCGGCGTACCGCTGCATCATCTCCTCATAGGTGAGCACATCGGGCCCTCCGATATCGAAGGAGCCGCGCACTATGCCCGGGATGTTCGCGCACGCCGTGAGGTAGCGCAGGACGTCCCGCACGGCTATCGGCTGGATCCTGGTGTGCACCCACCTGGGCGTCACCATGGCGGGCAGCCGCTCGGTCAGGTAGCGCAGCATCTCGAAGGAGGCTGAGCCGGAACCGATGATCGTCGCGGCGCGCAGCACGATCGCGGGCGACTCCCCGGCGAGCAGGATCTCGCCGACCTCGTTGCGGGAGCGCAGGTGCGGGGAGACCTCCCTGCCCGCGCCGAGGCCGCCCAGGTAGACGATGCGGGTCACTCCGGCCCGTGCCGCGGCCGCCGCGAACGTCCAGGCCGCCTCGCGGTCGCGTTCTTCGAAGTCGCGGCCCGAGCCCATCGCGTGCACGAGGTAGTAGGCGACGTCCATGCCGTCCAGGGCCGCGCCGATCGCGGCGGATTCCAGGACGTCGGCCTTGACGGTTTCGACGTCGCCCGCCCAGGGCTGGCCGCGCAGGTTCTCCGGCCGGCGGGCGGCGCACCGCACGGTGTGCCCGGCCGCGAGCAGTTCGGGCACCAACCGCCCGCCGATGTAGCCGGACGCCCCCGTCACCAGGACCCGCATGCCCCTCACCCCTCATACGTGGAGTACCAGGACATCAACTCTAAGTCACGACACATCACCAGATCCGGATGGGGCCCCGGTGCCGTCTCAGGGTGACGGCACCTGGTCCAAGGCTCAGCCGTCAGACGTCGTCAGAACGGCCAGGGCAAGGGCGAGGACCGCGAGTCCGGCCCAGGACAGCGGCGGAAGGTACTCGTCCAAGACGACGACCCCAAGGAGGGCCGCCACAGCGGGCTCGGAGAGGGTGAGGACCGTGGCCGTCTCCGCCGAGGTGTTCCGCAGGCCGATCCCGAAGAGCCGGTACGCCAGGAAGCTGGTGAAGAAGGCCAGGTAGACGGTGATGGAGAGGCCCGCGCCCGTGGCGATCCAGCCGGGTCCGGTGGCGAGCACTACGGGCAGGACCAGCAGGGCCGCCCCGCCGAACATCACCCCCATGACGGGGCTCGACGCCTCTCCCTCGGAGATGAGCCGGCCCGCAATGAGCGAATAGGCCGCGTAGGACGCCCCGGCGACCAGCGCGAGAGCGACCCCGACGAGATCCACCCGGGCACCGGACCCGTCGAGCGCGGGCCCGAGCACGAGGGCGCCGCATCCGGCGACCGCCGCGCCGGTGGCCCACATCCAGCGGGCCGACGGGCGGCCGTGCCCGAGGCACCAGCCGAGCAGCCCGGCGAACACCGGGGCGCTGCCGAGCGCGATGACCGTGGCGACGGCGACGCCCGTCATCGACACGGCCGGGTAGAACGTCACCGGGTAGCCCGCGACGGTCACCGCGCCGAGGAGCAGCCGCACCTTGCGCGCCGGGGTTCCGCCTACCGCCAGGCGAAGCGAACCCCGCGTGGTGAGGAACAGCAAGAGGCCGCCGAGCACCAGCGCGGCCGACCCGACGGCCGCGGCGTCGGCCCCGGCGGGCGCGAACGACGCGGCGGTCCCCGTGGTCCCCCACAGGATCCCGGCGGCGAGGATCGGCATCGGTCCCGAGAGCAGACGCGCCGCGGGCATGGGCGAAGAGCGGGGAAGGGAATCCTGATTCTGCACGAATGAACTTTCCGTCTCGAAGCTGTGGAGGGAAGGAGACGGACGGCACGCGAAAGACACCGGCCCGCTTGGCCGGTCTTCACCGAAAAGGCGTCAGCCTGCTGCGTCCGTCAGACGACGAGAGGCGGAAGCACCACGTGCCAGTACTTGTGCACGACAGAAGAATAGGCGCTTTCCCGGCCCCAGGCCCAGAACGGACTGGTGGATGGCCTTAGGGGACGCACTCGTTCCCCCTCCTCAGCACGGGTGCGGTGGGCGGGTCCAGGCCTCGTCCGGGTCGGTCGAGGGGCTGTGGGGGCGGCCTATGGCGAGGTACTGGGCGGAGGCGTGGTCGACCTGGAGGGTGGTGTGGGTGATGCCCAGGTCATGGAGGAGGGTTTCGAGGTCTGCGCGGACGGCGTGGCAGTCACGCCCGGGGGTGACGAGGACGTGGGCGGAGGCGGCCGACATGCCTGAGGTGATCTGCCAGATGTGCAGGTCGTGGACTTCGCTCACGTAGGGGCTGGCGACGAGCAGCGGACCGACCCGTTCGGGTTCCAGACCTGCCGGGGCCGCCTCCAGGAGGATCCTTCCGGATTCGCGGACGAGTCCGACGCCCGCCTTGACCATCAGGAAGACGACGACGAGGGTCGCGATCGCGTCCGCCCGCGCGAACCCGGTCGTGACCATGATCAGGCCCGCGATGGCGGTGGCGATGAACGCGAACAGGTCGTTCAGGATGTGCTGGAAGGCGCCTTCGACGTTCAGGCTCGACCGGTTGGCCTTGGAGAGCATCCAGGTGGCCAGGAGGTTCACCACGACCCCGGCGAGCGCCGTCACCAGGACGAGGCCGCCCCCGACCTCCGGCGGATCCAGGAAGCGGCGCACCGCCTCGTAGGCGAGCCAGGCCGCCAGCAGGAGCAGGGTGAGCCCGTTGGCCTGGGCCGAGAGGATCTCGGCGCGCTTGAGGCCGAAGGTGTAGCCGCCCTTCGGTGGGCGCGCGGCGAGCCGCATGGCGATCAGCGCGAGCACGATGGACATCGCGTCGGTGAGCATGTGCGCGGCGTCGGAGATGAGCGCCAGCGACCGGGCGACGAGACCCACGACCACCTCGCCCGCCATGAACACGATGATCAGCGCGAGCGCGCCCGTCAGCCACTTGCGATCGGCGTCCGCGCCCACCGCGTGGCCGTGCCCATGGCCGTGCCCGGCCTCGGGGCCGTGGTCGTGGCCCTGGGCGCTCACGCGAGGCCCGCCGGGGTCTCGGCCGCCGCACGCTCGGGGTGCCCGGTGGCGGGGGCGTGGCCGACGTGGGTGAGCGCGACGTCCAGGAGCATCCGCACGTGCGCGTCGGCGAGACGGTAGTAGGCCATCCGGCCGGACCTGCGGGAGGTGACGACCCGGTGGGCGCGCAGCAGCCGCAGGTGATGGGAGGTGGCCGACTCGCTCGCCCGCGCGACCACCGCGAGGTCGCACACGCACATCTCCCCTTCGAGCAGGGCGACGAGCACCCGCAGCCGCCCGGGATCGGACAGCAGCCCGAACACGTCGGCGAGTTCGACGACGTCCTCGTCCGCGGGCATGGCCTCGGCCACGACGGCGACGCGCGCCGGGTCGACGACCCGGACGGCGCACCCGTCCACGATCATCTGCTCATCTGAACCGTTGCTCATACGTGGAGGTTAACGCGAAGGGCCCGCCGTGTCACGACCTACCCGACCGGGAATCGCTTCCGTCGTTCCACCGGGCAAATGATCGTGATTTGTTGAGCGCTGGGAGATTTCTTCTGCGGTACCTGGGAGATCAGGCCTGTGGATAACTCAGAACGGGTCTTGTGGAATGGCACGGTGAGGGGGTAAGCGGTCGGTCGAGGCGGGAGGTGTGCGGTGATGGTCCGGACAATGGTGGCGCGGGTGTGCGGCGCGGGGTCCGCGGTGTTTTCGCAGCTGCTGGGTAGTATTGGTGGGGTGTTTTCGCAGCTGCTGGGTAGTATTGGTGGCTGGTGTGCCGGGAAGTCTGGTCGGCGGTCGGTGAACGACGCCTCAGGCGACGGGAGTGCACGTGGGTCAAGGCGCGAGCGGAAACAGGCGGCGGGTCATCCTCGGGCGGGGCACATGGCCCGAGGCGGGGCGGATCGCCGAGGTCCTGCGGGCGGAGACCGTCGGCGGCGCGCTGCTGCTCGCGGGCGCGGTGGTGGCGGTGGCCTGGGCGAACTCGCCTTGGGCTTCCTCCTACGCGGCGGTGCGCGACTTCGGCATCGGACCGGAAGCCCTGCACCTGCACCTCTCCCTGGCGACATGGGCGGCGGACGGCCTGCTCGCGATCTTCTTCTTCGTCGCCGGGCTGGAACTGAAACGCGAGTTCGTCGCGGGCGACCTGCGCGACCCGCGGCGGGCCGCGGTTCCGGTGGCGGCGGCCTGCGGCGGGGTGATCCTGCCCGCGCTGGTCTTCCTGACGGTCGCCCGGGGCACCCCGGGCGCGGCCGAGGGCTGGGCGATCCCTACAGCGACCGACATCGCCTTCGCCCTGGCGGTGCTGGCCGTGCTCGGCCGCTTCCTCCCCGCGGCGCTGCGGACGTTCCTGCTGACCCTCGCGGTCGTCGACGACCTCATCGCGATCGTGATCATCGCGGTCGTCTACACCGCGGATCTGTCGCCGATGCCCCTGCTGGCCGCGCTGATCCCGCTCGGCCTGTTCACCCTGCTGGTGCAGCGCCGGATCCGCTCCTGGTGGCTGCTGCTGCCGCTCGCCGCCGCGACCTGGATCCTCGTGCACGCCTCGGGCGTCCACGCGACGGTCGCGGGCATCCTGCTCGGGTTCGCGGTGCCCGTCCTGCGCAGCCGGAAGGCGGGCGGCCCCGAGGCGGGGCCGGGGCTGGCGGAGCACTTCGAGCACAGGTTCCGCCCGCTCTCGGCGGGGGTGGCGGTGCCGCTGTTCGCGCTGATGTCGGCGGGCGTCGCCGTCGGCGGGGTCGCAGGACTGCGGAGCACGGTCTCCGATCCGGTGGCGCTCGGCGTGTTCGCGGGGCTCGTCCTCGGCAAACCGGCGGGCGTGATGCTCGCGACCTGGCTGGTCTCCCGGTTCACCCACGCCGATCTCGACACCGACCTGTCCTGGCTGGACGTCCTCGGCCTGTCGCTGCTCGCGGGGATCGGCTTCACGGTCTCCCTGCTGATCGGGGAACTCGCCTTCGGCACAGGCGAGACGGCCGACCATGTCAAGATCGCCGTCCTGGCCGCCTCACTGACCGCGAGCCTCCTCGCCGCGATCGTG harbors:
- a CDS encoding solute symporter family protein — encoded protein: MLTVGLFIAFILITLGITFWARSTTRGADDFYAGGRAFSGMQNGIALAGDYMSAASFLGIAGLIALSGYDGFLYSIGFLVAWLLSLLLVELMRNAGRFTMADVLSYRVKRQPRVRTAAAISTVVVSVFYLLAQMVGAGALVSLLLGIRRGEEFAGVSADAAQVLTIVVVGAVMVFYVMFGGMKATTWVQIIKAVLLVASTVVLTVLVLSRFGFNPSAMLGSAADASARPEGFLQPGGRYGQDIEGDVFRSVLNKLDFLSLALALVLGTAGLPHIVGRFFTVPDARAARRSVNWAIGLVGGFYLMTLALGFGAAAIVGHEAITEQDPAGNTAALQLAHALGTHFGGQIGGDILLAFIGAVAFATILAVVSGLVLASSTSLAHDFFGHVLMFGRPRESQEVAVARVSAFVIGALAILLAIIARNLNVAFLVALAFAMAASANLPAIVLSLFWRRFTSAGAVAGIYGGLGGSLVLVAFSPVVSGKVDPLTGQSLSLLPAGLDFAVFPLENPGLVSIPFGFLCAIVGTLFSSERPEPSAYDELSVRSLTGVGSHRPPSRAPRHQRTP
- a CDS encoding GNAT family N-acetyltransferase encodes the protein MIRKFRLDDEYAVYDICLRTSANPDGYDDPQLVGHVYAGPYLRFSPQFASVVNEGGPVLGYIVGTPDTREFEERCRQEWWPMLQKRYPDDPAEPRTPDERMIHIIHHFLPAPEDIVRDHPSHLHINLLDDTRGKGYGRTLIERLTEELVAAGSTGLHFGVDPANTNALAFYEAVGFAVLRRDPYTVWMGRRF
- a CDS encoding HAD-IIA family hydrolase, translating into MTAVLLDIDGVLTVAWRPIPGAVEAVTRLRADGHDLLLLTNTTSRTKADITGALVAAGFPVGPADVMTATTATAAFLAEHHPDARVFLLNGGDVTADLPGVRLVDDAPDVVVVGGAGPAFDYPTVDRVFGFLNDGAHLVAMARNLSWRTADGLSLDAGAYLLGWEAAAGVRAEVIGKPSPAFFHAALARLGADTGVMVGDDLEADVLGAQRAGLTGVQVRTGKFREKDLAAAFAAPDHVIDSVADLPALLDSRSTS
- a CDS encoding SDR family oxidoreductase — translated: MRVLVTGASGYIGGRLVPELLAAGHTVRCAARRPENLRGQPWAGDVETVKADVLESAAIGAALDGMDVAYYLVHAMGSGRDFEERDREAAWTFAAAAARAGVTRIVYLGGLGAGREVSPHLRSRNEVGEILLAGESPAIVLRAATIIGSGSASFEMLRYLTERLPAMVTPRWVHTRIQPIAVRDVLRYLTACANIPGIVRGSFDIGGPDVLTYEEMMQRYAAIAGLPKRLIIPVPVLSPSLSSHWVGLVTPVPRAIARPLVEGLRTEVVCRDHAIRALVPDPPEGLIGFDESVELALRRIREASVATRWSSASIPGRPSDPLPSDPDWAGGSLYVEERVAVTEAPAAVVWTVIEGIGGDNGWYSLPVAWRLRGFLDRLVGGVGLRRGRRDPERLRVGDALDFWRVEEVVPGSLLRLRAEMMLPGLAWLELSVHEAHGRTLLRQRAVFHPRGLLGHLYWKALTPFHGIIFGRMPQNIVKAAARQAVRAGSSPRVRTRMTTGDRKSKSRA
- a CDS encoding TMEM175 family protein, whose product is MATFRESERLVNFTDAVVAIALTLLVLPLVDAVGEGADQSGGAREFLTTNRRAIFGFLLSFVVIARLWMVHHQLFHHVRAYDRRLMLWNLAWVLTIVVIPFPTEMTSTYETDDRFTAGVYIGTILAASACQTVMAIAIRRTPDIQRPGLPLTRDDLLGSVTATCLLALALAVSSTVPGVTYYALLLLFLSPVVMRVLTRGEDPARTA
- a CDS encoding DUF485 domain-containing protein, translated to MAAATIRPGAERMGGECAVIAGDRKFRLLRARFQRLVIRFAGVFLGWYLLYIGLSAFARGFMAQNVFGHVNVALVLGVLQFASTFGLAWYYSRYARLMLDPLAAQLRAESEHRVRTAAWRPAEVPPDLQTAPQAEVPPGRQAARPATTPSNQAMRPTAIPPNRQAARPAAVPPQPATDRRVAGRGVPAEGAS
- a CDS encoding protein phosphatase, whose amino-acid sequence is MKAMWTVGPGVLLLPSGLAIRGRGLRRRVQEGGEQPDFGVYLLGRPPETSWESRWVRCPDFRSPADPADARAAFRLALERAGDRRVEVGCGGGVGRTGLALACLAVLDGVPAEEAVAYVRARYHPRAVETPWQRRFVLRFG
- a CDS encoding EamA family transporter, which codes for MPAARLLSGPMPILAAGILWGTTGTAASFAPAGADAAAVGSAALVLGGLLLFLTTRGSLRLAVGGTPARKVRLLLGAVTVAGYPVTFYPAVSMTGVAVATVIALGSAPVFAGLLGWCLGHGRPSARWMWATGAAVAGCGALVLGPALDGSGARVDLVGVALALVAGASYAAYSLIAGRLISEGEASSPVMGVMFGGAALLVLPVVLATGPGWIATGAGLSITVYLAFFTSFLAYRLFGIGLRNTSAETATVLTLSEPAVAALLGVVVLDEYLPPLSWAGLAVLALALAVLTTSDG